One Streptomyces sp. NBC_00554 DNA segment encodes these proteins:
- a CDS encoding catalase, whose product MTQAPQKVPYTTNNAGIPVESDEHSLTVGPDGPILLQDHYLIEKMAQFNRERVPERVVHAKGSGAYGFFEVTNDISQFTKADLFQPGRRTDMLARFSTVAGEQGSPDTWRDPRGFALKFYTEHGNYDLVGNNTPVFFVRDTIKFQDFIRSQKRHPATGLRSNDMQWDFWTLSPESAHQVTWLMGDRGIPKTYRHMNGYSSHTYMWINGAGERFWVKYHFKTDQGIDFLTQAEADELAGKDGDLHRRDLYESIESGNAPSWSLKVQIMPFEDAADYRFNPFDLTKVWPHGDYPLIDVGRMTLDKNPEDYFVHIEQAAFEPSNLVPGIGPSPDKMLLGRLFSYPDTHRYRIGPNYAQLPPNRPRSALNSYAKDGPMRYEPSNAARPYAPNSYGGPAADYGSFGDPASWQTAGELVREATKLHREDDDWGQAGTMVRQVLDDAARDRLVSNVSGHLQAGVSGPVLDRALQYWRNIDKEIGDRIANEVNGG is encoded by the coding sequence GTGACGCAGGCACCCCAGAAGGTTCCGTACACCACGAACAACGCAGGAATTCCGGTGGAGAGCGACGAACACTCGCTCACCGTCGGTCCCGACGGTCCGATCCTGCTCCAGGACCACTACCTCATCGAGAAGATGGCCCAGTTCAACCGGGAGCGGGTTCCCGAGCGGGTGGTGCACGCCAAGGGCAGTGGCGCGTACGGATTCTTCGAAGTGACCAATGACATCAGCCAGTTCACCAAGGCCGACCTCTTCCAGCCGGGCAGGCGCACCGACATGCTGGCCCGGTTCTCCACCGTGGCCGGTGAGCAGGGCTCGCCCGACACCTGGCGCGACCCTCGCGGCTTCGCGCTCAAGTTCTATACGGAACACGGCAATTACGACCTCGTGGGCAACAACACCCCGGTCTTCTTCGTCCGTGACACGATCAAGTTCCAGGACTTCATCCGCTCGCAGAAACGTCACCCGGCCACCGGGCTGCGCAGCAACGACATGCAGTGGGACTTCTGGACCCTGTCCCCCGAGTCGGCACACCAGGTGACCTGGCTGATGGGCGACCGGGGCATCCCGAAGACGTACCGCCACATGAACGGCTACAGCTCCCACACCTATATGTGGATCAACGGTGCCGGTGAGCGGTTCTGGGTGAAGTACCACTTCAAGACCGACCAGGGCATCGACTTCCTCACCCAGGCCGAGGCCGACGAGCTGGCCGGTAAGGACGGGGACCTGCACCGCCGGGACCTGTACGAGTCGATCGAGTCCGGCAACGCGCCGAGCTGGAGCCTGAAGGTCCAGATCATGCCGTTCGAGGACGCCGCGGACTACCGCTTCAACCCCTTCGACCTGACCAAGGTCTGGCCGCACGGGGACTACCCGCTGATCGACGTCGGCCGGATGACCCTCGACAAGAACCCCGAGGACTACTTCGTCCACATCGAGCAGGCCGCCTTCGAGCCCTCGAACCTGGTGCCCGGCATCGGCCCCTCGCCGGACAAGATGCTGCTCGGCCGGCTGTTCTCGTACCCGGACACCCACCGGTACCGGATCGGCCCCAACTATGCCCAGCTGCCGCCCAACCGGCCGCGCTCCGCGCTCAACTCGTACGCCAAGGACGGCCCGATGCGCTACGAGCCGTCGAACGCCGCCCGCCCGTACGCGCCCAACTCCTACGGCGGACCCGCGGCCGACTACGGGAGCTTCGGTGACCCCGCGAGCTGGCAGACCGCCGGCGAGCTGGTGCGCGAGGCGACCAAGCTGCACCGCGAGGACGACGACTGGGGCCAGGCGGGCACGATGGTCCGCCAGGTCCTTGACGACGCGGCCCGCGACCGGCTGGTGTCCAACGTCAGCGGTCATCTGCAGGCCGGCGTGTCGGGCCCGGTCCTCGACCGCGCGCTCCAGTACTGGCGCAACATCGACAAGGAGATCGGCGACCGGATCGCCAACGAGGTCAACGGAGGCTGA
- a CDS encoding transglycosylase domain-containing protein produces MGRADERRARQAQGHRRAAPKRSAKGKAGRRSGIRRFVNWKTLLGTFLGFCLLGMGAFIVLYMIVDVPKGNAAAQQQSNVYQYSDGSSLARTGEVNREVVDLAEVPKGVQKTFVAAENKTFYTDSGIDFKGTARGLFNTLSGKGLQGGSTITQQYVKNFYLTQDQTVTRKLKEMVISLKVDRQTSKDDILAGYINTAYYGRTAYGIQAAAQAYYRVDASDLSVEQGAYLASLLQAPSQYDWATATDTGKALVKDRWNYTLDNMVEQGWLDSAKRQDMKFPVPKDPQGAPGMEGQTGYLVNEADNTLAKQLVTQGAAADLDEAKALVDAGGWTIKLNIDKKKQAALEKSVKDKLTSNLDAKERDVDADVQAGAASVDPKTGKVLAMYGGTDYFKHYINNATRADYQPASTFKPLILAAALEQSAETQDKKPITASTVYDGTSGRKVEGSDIAFAPPNEDDQDYGDVTVQTAMNKSINSVFAQMGVDVGMDNVLKVAGDLGMDTKGVQAVPAQTLGTMGASPLEMAGIYATLDNHGKKVTPAVVASAEHKDRNVEFPDPIGDQVISEEAADTVTSVLTGVVDDGTARKSVAQAPDRKGQQVAGKTGTSDDNKSAWFTGYTPNLVTSVGLFGEGAVGTKEAGKQVTLKGAAGGGRVNGGGFPAQIWADFTFGAMGKVTKFDLDTTQGAAVAPTASPSITQSPSTTPSSTPTTEKPTTKPPTSSSAPPTPSDEPTTSAPATTEPATTPTATSSDDEGLPEDPLDPDSQ; encoded by the coding sequence GCCTTCATCGTGCTCTACATGATCGTCGACGTGCCCAAGGGCAACGCGGCCGCGCAGCAGCAGAGCAACGTCTACCAGTACAGCGACGGCTCGTCCCTCGCCCGCACCGGTGAGGTCAACCGCGAGGTCGTGGACCTGGCCGAGGTGCCCAAGGGCGTCCAGAAGACCTTCGTCGCCGCCGAGAACAAGACCTTCTACACGGACTCGGGAATCGACTTCAAGGGCACCGCCCGCGGTCTGTTCAACACCCTGTCGGGCAAGGGCCTGCAGGGTGGCTCGACGATCACCCAGCAGTACGTCAAGAACTTCTACCTCACGCAGGACCAGACCGTCACGCGCAAGCTGAAGGAAATGGTCATCTCGCTGAAGGTCGACCGCCAGACGTCCAAGGACGACATCCTCGCCGGTTACATCAACACCGCCTACTACGGCCGCACCGCGTACGGCATCCAGGCCGCGGCGCAGGCGTACTACCGCGTCGACGCGAGCGATCTCAGCGTCGAGCAGGGCGCGTACCTCGCCTCGCTCCTCCAGGCGCCGAGCCAGTACGACTGGGCGACCGCCACGGACACCGGCAAGGCCCTGGTCAAGGACCGCTGGAACTACACCCTGGACAACATGGTCGAGCAGGGCTGGCTGGACTCCGCCAAGCGCCAGGACATGAAGTTCCCGGTGCCCAAGGACCCGCAGGGCGCGCCCGGCATGGAGGGCCAGACCGGCTATCTGGTGAACGAGGCCGACAACACTCTGGCCAAGCAGCTCGTCACCCAGGGCGCGGCCGCCGACCTCGACGAGGCCAAGGCCCTGGTCGACGCGGGCGGCTGGACCATCAAGCTCAACATCGACAAGAAGAAGCAGGCGGCGCTGGAGAAGTCCGTCAAGGACAAGCTGACCAGCAACCTGGACGCCAAGGAGCGGGACGTCGACGCGGACGTCCAGGCCGGTGCCGCCTCCGTCGACCCGAAGACCGGCAAGGTCCTCGCGATGTACGGCGGCACGGACTACTTCAAGCACTACATCAACAACGCGACCCGCGCCGACTACCAGCCGGCGTCCACCTTCAAGCCGCTGATCCTCGCGGCGGCCCTGGAGCAGAGCGCCGAGACGCAGGACAAGAAGCCGATCACGGCGAGCACGGTCTACGACGGCACGAGCGGCCGCAAGGTCGAGGGCAGCGACATCGCCTTCGCCCCGCCGAACGAGGACGACCAGGACTACGGCGACGTCACCGTCCAGACCGCGATGAACAAGTCCATCAACTCCGTCTTCGCGCAGATGGGCGTCGACGTCGGGATGGACAACGTGCTGAAGGTCGCGGGTGACCTCGGTATGGACACCAAGGGCGTGCAGGCGGTGCCCGCGCAGACCCTCGGCACCATGGGCGCGAGCCCGCTGGAGATGGCGGGCATCTACGCCACCCTCGACAACCACGGCAAGAAGGTCACCCCGGCCGTCGTGGCGTCGGCGGAGCACAAGGACCGCAACGTCGAATTCCCCGACCCGATCGGCGACCAGGTCATCAGCGAGGAAGCCGCCGACACCGTCACCTCCGTACTGACCGGTGTGGTCGACGACGGTACGGCCCGGAAGTCGGTGGCCCAGGCGCCCGACCGCAAGGGTCAGCAGGTCGCAGGCAAGACGGGTACGTCCGACGACAACAAGTCGGCCTGGTTCACCGGCTACACGCCGAACCTGGTCACCTCGGTCGGCCTGTTCGGCGAGGGCGCGGTCGGTACCAAGGAAGCGGGCAAGCAGGTGACCCTGAAGGGCGCCGCGGGCGGTGGCCGTGTCAACGGCGGTGGCTTCCCGGCCCAGATCTGGGCGGACTTCACGTTCGGCGCGATGGGCAAGGTCACCAAGTTCGACCTGGACACCACGCAGGGCGCGGCGGTGGCGCCCACCGCGTCGCCCTCCATCACGCAGTCGCCGTCCACGACCCCCTCGTCGACGCCGACCACCGAGAAGCCGACGACCAAGCCGCCGACGAGCAGTAGCGCGCCCCCGACCCCGTCGGACGAGCCCACGACGAGTGCGCCGGCGACGACCGAGCCGGCGACCACGCCCACGGCGACGTCGAGCGACGACGAAGGGCTCCCGGAGGATCCGTTGGATCCGGACAGTCAGTAG